A single window of Scyliorhinus torazame isolate Kashiwa2021f unplaced genomic scaffold, sScyTor2.1 scaffold_589, whole genome shotgun sequence DNA harbors:
- the LOC140406531 gene encoding uncharacterized protein, translating into MQHHVPNNSAHRVFDNQHGLMASYPLPQQALRRSEYAYDGSPSSNCQSWKVSCGSNYFANGSAPSYSYDDANQLAYPSDELSSSCWGATSYHSYLLSSLTGDSQSKIGPHPAYSRSLQTESQPTCFQNRSTSLDLSSIRTPSEFAPSQSSSTRWNQKAHPSVGNFPSHQSPASGGVPPGARSSLATWAGSPLLNRKIWPVSEQRPRWSDHKTAFAAGPPVHCWNGNACSNRQQVHGSFRHAVRQQPSDVGYHGLDPFRNLNTGVCKDYHVFEAGQLGEGMRVLRWDNISPPQAATGKHFMKLLQEGTLDYMYGAGANGDALCTCGGCSPSASALPTDAQMFSSPTSQNHPIDTNQSFCGMYSQKNSQSSRKRKSSEVLKFLPELTIGELNALIFAFEITERRKRKAAWLDLLSRKVRAQQQNPAAVHSNQFTTPNPSSPGAILIPERSADLVNGQHLEILDSCPPQALQDLQKDKGHNWQASRVDHLSLNANPTNYSNFKDPNNTTSISNHCTQHRNLDGYPACPRQGTQRALAPHMVDQQHCQSLAEQTSPSLQAHEEKESICHNGAGTLYSPTFGAECNIADCSFSCFDSSSTSQKTFASQPATPNYLGSNQQNGGCPPPPQSLDVINAADANQTDTPDPKASATQHDEQGLKEIRALYDMLRTSYKKKMNSCSKRPKLEGGYSTSVQPILSELSQMTITSSVPGSHASQGVDCQDAWCPSAGFQSSSQNTMIAQQVAEFVHSECSPVVEPCMSSSSTPSHSTAQENQNAETSPSVFEVFSGVKDAAPVTPSEDTTEGSLAHPLPSGDQVICDVCPGGARPLTPNSADALRPSRCSSEGLANLRPAGEMDDARPPQSVSAGQIPGGYLVSKRSATLGGFQENLTQPARPEELTAGAGVPLSNAEAGGPEHVATDPLSERFPEQQVAFPAASCKPLGAPSNRANPLVRSRGPSGLRCESSSGVSAGIHTENQPGPSDLSTTNNSKINNVSTEKELHPVANSEVLSAKQSDTLEFILRSLGIIPEDNDGVGAVILTSLPSGVTNPNRSTAASLPAHLPCTDEKQTQSLIQPSFNTAISSEKQQVIASPDPHSIGSKVTRDWSDVASFCPGEGQQTWTVRTAAVRTAVDPLQDDRTTSAVGKLKPDGACHSISVHPPNGQAESGQNPVVATACNGADHKPPSQEAELESAIASLASVSVGGGQNVEETLAGNLACARTVGQHNVVTSPVQMEHDTLNGVASCIENDISIGPVSSSVSHTVSADFVGPPLTARVEEVQEALPPSSAGGGNLLKSLLSPASAPSCVQWAQLTQLRNPCSVGMSGSDSGYPLRNSSGSFSPTEEPDLTDCSGTSATDVSLFRYEQHVDDRLHDSRRTLWQQLDAVPDESTPNWTFEPFETPLSVTHGSREGLRSSSEESLEKPMDCTLVAAAGSLPGTGDSSSRGNASNCLHVMQAILYSRARGLRRARAASGIRSSPGNGKANTGRLAVGQASLVQKGTLDGRTGASEHAAKDLLSGIRITFVLSLPEYWEHWKVRNSAKLISNLLLTTGRELLRSSEKRRDFPTKPTERHPDDLKGPSCGAAGASSALEESTQREFIADLAHTQVIVPLTSDSSTQLADTNIFSIVADRCESASRPAEDVTRNPASANPASETNTLDSTSVSPKLSPGNGRCNESPAEADDGPAEADDAGVQSGALEVTTLNFFSKNQLRSVDELEMTTESILRFWSPCEELAGPRPPHQEKENDFAFDRGMERLHSGHKLHTAASAAELNNSTHNLNAMHCLHFGITATVDRRQLHGEKSHPNELCSAAEVVVFEEYQPEPRESTSRSSLLTDEGRMGHWADTTLSNASLDTDKPNACLQKSSSRITQAYGDKAEIPVPVLVANSGGTNHIDECELLNRDQQNPETSAQPFGDQEGWNEREPNMDGLSEIKIKVLKHQELKNVLFELSNIRPKDLIPSPESKVAAETTEMDSTGGAHWKTSGNCDLLDAARLDAAHGQVETSATECWSDPAVSAPTYLDTCGSSLQH; encoded by the coding sequence ATGCAACACCATGTTCCAAATAATTCTGCTCACCGTGTCTTCGACAATCAACATGGGCTGATGGCATCATACCCATTGCCCCAGCAGGCTCTTCGGAGATCTGAATATGCTTATGATGGGTCGCCTTCATCAAATTGCCAGTCTTGGAAGGTCAGTTGTGGATCTAACTATTTTGCGAATGGATCTGCACCAAGTTACTCATATGACGATGCCAATCAACTTGCCTACCCTTCAGATGAATTATCATCGTCTTGCTGGGGCGCCACTTCTTATCACTCCTATCTGTTGTCCTCACTAACTGGAGATTCCCAATCTAAAATTGGACCCCACCCTGCCTATTCGAGGTCTCTGCAAACGGAGAGCCAGCCTACTTGTTTTCAAAATAGATCAACATCATTGGACTTATCGTCCATCAGAACTCCCTCTGAGTTTGCACCTTCTCAAAGCAGCTCGACACGGTGGAACCAAAAGGCCCACCCAAGCGTTGGGAATTTCCCATCACATCAAAGCCCTGCCTCTGGTGGTGTGCCCCCTGGAGCTCGGAGCTCTCTCGCGACTTGGGCGGGTTCACCCCTGCTGAACCGTAAGATTTGGCCCGTTTCAGAGCAACGGCCGAGGTGGTCTGACCATAAGACGGCCTTCGCTGCTGGACCCCCCGTACATTGTTGGAATGGCAACGCATGTTCCAATCGTCAACAGGTTCACGGTTCTTTTCGCCATGCGGTTCGCCAGCAGCCTTCCGACGTAGGCTATCACGGTCTGGACCCATTTCGAAACCTTAACACTGGAGTTTGCAAAGACTACCACGTGTTTGAGGCTGGCCAGCTGGGAGAGGGAATGCGGGTGCTCCGATGGGACAACATCTCTCCTCCACAGGCAGCAACTGGGAAACACTTTATGAAGCTTTTGCAGGAAGGGACCCTCGACTACATGTATGGAGCAGGGGCAAATGGAGATGCTCTTTGTACTTGTGGGGGGTGCTCACCGTCTGCTTCGGCTCTGCCAACAGATGCTCAAATGTTTAGTAGCCCCACTTCTCAAAATCACCCAATAGACACAAACCAAAGCTTTTGTGGCATGTACTCTCAAAAGAATTCTCAGTCTTCTCGCAAGCGAAAGAGCTCAGAAGTACTGAAGTTTCTCCCAGAGCTTACCATCGGAGAGTTAAATGCCTTGATTTTTGCGTTTGAGATTACCGAGAGAAGGAAACGAAAAGCGGCCTGGCTGGACTTGCTGTCCCGTAAAGTGAGGGCACAGCAGCAGAACCCCGCAGCGGTGCATTCGAACCAGTTTACAACCCCGAACCCATCGTCTCCGGGCGCAATTCTAATACCCGAAAGATCTGCCGATTTGGTGAACGGACAACATTTGGAAATCCTGGACTCTTGCCCTCCTCAAGCTCTCCAGGATCTACAGAAGGATAAAGGACACAATTGGCAGGCTTCCCGTGTCGACCATCTGTCTCTCAACGCAAACCCAACTAATTATTCAAACTTTAAGGATCCGAACAACACCACATCAATCAGCAATCACTGTACCCAACACAGAAACTTGGACGGCTATCCTGCTTGTCCAAGACAAGGTACGCAGCGGGCTTTAGCTCCCCACATGGTGGACCAGCAACACTGCCAGTCACTGGCAGAACAAACCAGCCCATCCCTCCAAGCTCACGAGGAGAAAGAATCCATTTGTCACAATGGTGCAGGGACTCTTTATTCCCCCACTTTCGGCGCTGAGTGCAACATAGCAGATTGTTCATTTAGCTGCTTTGACTCCAGCTCAACGAGCCAGAAAACCTTTGCCTCTCAACCTGCGACCCCCAATTATCTGGGCTCAAACCAACAAAATGGAGGATGTCCTCCTCCCCCACAGTCACTGGATGTCATAAATGCAGCAGACGCAAATCAAACCGATACTCCAGACCCAAAGGCAAGTGCTACTCAGCATGATGAGCAGGGTCTGAAGGAAATCAGAGCCTTATACGATATGTTGCGAACTTCGTACAAAAAGAAAATGAACAGTTGTTCAAAACGTCCGAAGCTCGAAGGAGGCTATTCCACCAGCGTACAACCGATCTTGTCTGAATTGAGCCAAATGACCATCACCTCGTCGGTGCCTGGCAGCCATGCTTCCCAGGGGGTTGACTGCCAAGACGCTTGGTGTCCGAGCGCAGGTTTCCAGTCGAGTTCACAAAACACTATGATAGCCCAGCAGGTGGCAGAGTTTGTGCACAGTGAATGTTCCCCAGTCGTTGAACCGTGCATGTCGAGCTCTTCCACTCCCTCTCACTCAACAGCTCAGGAGAACCAGAATGCAGAAACCTCCCCTTCTGTGTTTGAGGTTTTTAGCGGTGTGAAAGATGCGGCTCCTGTCACACCATCAGAAGACACGACGGAAGGGTCATTGGCGCATCCTCTCCCGTCCGGGGATCAAGTCATCTGTGACGTTTGCCCAGGTGGCGCCAGGCCTCTCACCCCAAACTCAGCTGATGCTCTGAGGCCATCGAGATGCTCCAGCGAGGGGTTGGCAAACCTGCGACCCGCGGGTGAAATGGACGATGCGCGCCCTCCTCAAAGTGTATCGGCGGGCCAAATCCCAGGGGGCTACCTTGTCAGTAAGCGCTCTGCAACTTTAGGGGGCTTCCAGGAGAACTTGACTCAACCGGCAAGGCCTGAAGAACTGACCGCTGGCGCAGGTGTTCCCTTGTCAAATGCAGAAGCGGGTGGTCCAGAGCATGTTGCTACAGATCCACTTTCAGAGAGATTTCCCGAACAACAGGTTGCCTTCCCTGCTGCATCTTGCAAACCGCTCGGCGCTCCATCAAACCGAGCAAACCCTTTGGTTCGCAGCCGAGGGCCGTCGGGGCTGCGCTGTGAATCCAGCAGTGGGGTTTCTGCAGGAATCCATACCGAAAAtcagcctgggccttctgacctttCCACCACAAACAATAGCAAAATAAATAATGTATCCACGGAAAAGGAGTTACACCCAGTAGCAAACTCTGAGGTCCTTTCAGCAAAGCAATCAGATACTTTGGAATTCATTTTACGCTCTTTAGGTATCATCCCGGAGGACAATGATGGAGTCGGTGCTGTAATTCTGACTTCATTGCCTTCCGGGGTAACCAATCCCAATCGGAGCACAGCTGCCTCCTTGCCAGCACATCTACCTTGTACAGACGAGAAACAGACACAGTCCTTAATTCAACCGTCATTTAATACAGCAATATCAAGTGAAAAGCAGCAAGTGATTGCCTCACCGGATCCTCATTCGATAGGGTCCAAGGTAACCAGAGATTGGTCAGATGTCGCATCTTTCTGCCCTGGAGAGGGCCAACAGACTTGGACGGTCAGAACAGCGGCGGTCAGAACAGCAGTTGACCCTTTACAGGATGACAGGACAACCTCTGCTGTCGGCAAACTGAAACCTGATGGAGCATGCCACTCGATCTCCGTTCATCCACCCAACGGCCAGGCGGAAAGTGGTCAGAATCCAGTGGTCGCCACAGCATGTAATGGCGCAGACCACAAGCCCCCCTCGCAGGAAGCTGAACTGGAAAGTGCGATAGCCTCCTTGGCTTCAGTGAGCGTAGGAGGCGGTCAGAATGTCGAAGAAACGCTAGCTGGTAATCTAGCTTGTGCCCGAACAGTAGGACAACACAATGTCGTAACCAGCCCGGTTCAAATGGAACATGACACGTTGAACGGGGTCGCAAGTTGCATAGAGAACGATATTTCGATTGGTCCTGTCAGCTCTTCCGTTTCACACACAGTTTCAGCTGACTTTGTTGGACCGCCATTGACTGCACGGGTTGAAGAAGTGCAGGAAGCTCTGCCTCCTTCTTCTGCAGGCGGTGGTAATTTACTGAAAAGTCTGCTTTCTCCAGCCAGTGCCCCATCCTGTGTGCAGTGGGCACAACTAACACAGTTAAGAAATCCATGTTCTGTGGGAATGAGTGGAAGCGACAGTGGCTACCCATTGAGGAATTCTTCAGGCTCTTTCTCTCCTACCGAAGAGCCAGATCTAACTGACTGCTCGGGTACCAGTGCGACCGATGTAAGTTTATTTAGGTATGAGCAGCATGTAGATGATAGGCTTCATGATTCACGGAGAACATTATGGCAGCAGCTGGATGCAGTTCCAGACGAAAGCACTCCAAACTGGACCTTTGAGCCGTTTGAAACTCCTCTTTCAGTGACACACGGCAGCCGAGAGGGCCTGAGGTCGAGCAGTGAAGAAAGCCTTGAAAAGCCAATGGACTGTACCCTGGTGGCTGCTGCCGGCAGCTTGCCCGGGACGGGAGATTCATCGAGCAGGGGTAACGCCAGCAACTGTCTGCATGTGATGCAAGCAATACTGTACTCCAGAGCTAGAGGGCTGAGACGTGCGAGAGCAGCTTCGGGAATTCGTTCCTCCCCTGGCAATGGCAAAGCAAACACTGGTCGCCTGGCTGTCGGGCAGGCATCGCTGGTGCAAAAGGGAACACTTGATGGCCGCACAGGGGCCTCGGAACATGCGGCCAAGGATTTGCTATCGGGAATCAGGATCACCTTTGTGCTCTCACTTCCAGAATACTGGGAACACTGGAAAGTCAGAAACAGCGCAAAACTAATTTCAAACCTGTTGCTCACCACCGGCCGGGAGTTGCTGCGATCCTCGGAGAAACGGAGGGATTTTCCCACAAAGCCGACGGAACGGCACCCAGACGACTTAAAGGGGCCGTCGTGTGGTGCAGCGGGAGCTAGTTCAGCTTTGGAAGAGAGTACGCAGAGGGAGTTCATTGCAGACTTAGCTCACACCCAGGTGATTGTGCCCCTCACAAGTGATTCCTCCACACAGCTGGCCGACACAAATATTTTCAGCATTGTGGCTGATCGTTGTGAGAGTGCTTCCCGCCCAGCGGAGGATGTGACCAGAAACCCCGCCAGCGCTAATCCTGCCAGTGAAACTAATACGCTCGATTCCACAAGCGTTTCTCCCAAGTTATCGCCGGGAAACGGACGTTGTAATGAAAGCCCAGCTGAGGCCGATGACGGCCCAGCTGAGGCCGATGACGCGGGTGTGCAAAGCGGAGCATTAGAGGTGACGACTCTGAACTTTTTCAGCAAAAACCAATTGCGCAGCGTGGATGAGCTGGAAATGACGACAGAGTCCATTTTGCGTTTCTGGTCTCCTTGCGAAGAGCTTGCAGGACCGCGCCCTCCCCATCAAGAGAAGGAGAACGATTTCGCTTTTGACCGTGGCATGGAGAGGCTACACAGTGGGCACAAACTGCACACTGCAGCGAGCGCAGCCGAACTGAATAATAGCACACACAATCTGAATGCAATGCATTGTCTCCATTTTGGGATCACTGCGACTGTCGACAGGAGGCAGCTTCATGGAGAGAAATCCCATCCAAACGAATTGTGCAGCGCAGCAGAGGTCGTTGTGTTTGAGGAATACCAACCTGAGCCGAGGGAGAGCACCTCCAGGTCCAGTCTGCTGACCGATGAAGGCAGAATGGGTCATTGGGCTGATACCACTTTAAGTAATGCGTCGCTGGACACTGACAAGCCTAATGCTTGCCTGCAAAAGAGCAGTAGCCGAATAACCCAAGCTTATGGGGACAAAGCCGAGATACCTGTACCAGTTTTGGTAGCGAATAGCGGGGGGACCAACCACATCGATGAGTGCGAACTCCTAAATCGAGACCAACAGAATCCTGAAACTTCAGCACAACCTTTCGGTGATCAAGAAGGTTGGAACGAACGCGAGCCTAACATGGACGGCTTGAGCGAAATAAAGATTAAGGTGCTGAAGCACCAAGAGCTCAAGAATGTTCTTTTTGAGTTGTCTAATATAAGACCGAAGGATTTAATTCCCAGTCCGGAATCTAAAGTGGCTGCTGAAACTACTGAAATGGACAGCACTGGAGGAGCCCATTGGAAAACCTCGGGGAACTGCGACTTGCTGGATGCGGCCCGTCTGGATGCTGCACATGGACAGGTGGAAACCTCAGCAACGGAATGTTGGTCCGACCCAGCAGTCTCTGCACCGACGTATCTGGACACATGTGGCAGCAGCCTCCAACACTGA